The proteins below are encoded in one region of Apodemus sylvaticus chromosome 13, mApoSyl1.1, whole genome shotgun sequence:
- the LOC127663956 gene encoding LOW QUALITY PROTEIN: PRAME family member 8-like (The sequence of the model RefSeq protein was modified relative to this genomic sequence to represent the inferred CDS: substituted 1 base at 1 genomic stop codon) — translation MSTYNPPTPQXLALDALLRKDAINSSDLDHLPTVLFPPLFLEAFNGRHTQILKAMVAAWPFTCLPVGALMKTPDVEDLQAVLDGIDILLTQNVSPRSRKLQVLDLRDVHQDFWDVWAGRKDEVCSAKTGNEKQVAKHIPRYALRQRLKVVTDLSLDFSLQQHQTCLLQWAQQRKHSLRLCCLKMKICHFPVEIIREILNIFQPNYIEELEIYTKQDLSFLGCFAPCFGQMRNLRKFHLREIRLRISVSGMLHFADIKDCAAKFLSQFSKLNYLQPLSMNGGYFSSDNMKLLFRCLKSPLESLSMTVCQLSKSDLKHMSVCQRLYQLKHLHFDDVVLPKSCSKSLRILLENVSETLQTLQLENCRMNDSQLKILLPALGQCSQLTSVNFYENDFSTAVIKDLLQCMANQSKLVVEQYPAPLECYDHEDYLIVDRFSQLCRNLMDILRARRQPKTITFASETCRYYWSRCIYDMKTRLCRCWR, via the exons ATGAGCACCTACAACCCTCCCACACCCCAGTAGCTGGCACTGGATGCGCTGCTGAGGAAAGATGCCATAAACTCCTCTGATCTGGATCACCTGCCCACTGTGCTTTTCCCACCACTCTTCCTAGAGGCCTTCAATGGTAGGCACACACAGATATTGAAGGCAatggtggcagcctggccctTTACCTGCCTCCCTGTGGGGGCACTGATGAAAACCCCTGATGTGGAGGACTTGCAAGCTGTGCTGGATGGCATAGATATACTGCTGACACAGAATGTTAGTCCCAG aagcaggaagcttcAAGTCCTGGACTTGAGAGATGTGCATCAGGATTTTTGGGATGTATGGGCTGGAAGAAAGGATGAAGTCTGCTCAGCAAAGACTGGGAATGAGAAACAAGTTGCAAAGCACATTCCTAGATATGCACTGAGGCAGCGTTTGAAGGTGGTCACTGACCTGAGCCTTGACTTCTCTCTGCAACAACATCAAACATGCTTACTACaatgggcccagcagagaaaacaCTCTTTGAGGCTATGCTGTCTGAAGATGAAGATTTGTCACTTCCCAGTGGAGATTATCAGGGAGATCTTGAACATTTTTCAGCCAAATTATATTGAGGAATTGGAAATATACACAAAACAGGACCTATCCTTTCTAGGTTGCTTTGCACCTTGCTTTGGCCAGATGAGAAATCTTCGCAAATTCCATCTAAGGGAAATAAGATTGAGGATCTCAGTTAGTGGTATGCTTCATTTTGCAGATATAAAGGACTGTGCTGCCAAAttcctttctcagttctccaaactCAACTATCTCCAACCCCTCTCCATGAATGGTGGCTACTTTTCCAGTGACAACATGAAACTGTTGTTCAG atgccTGAAGAGTCCCTTGGAGTCCTTGTCTATGACTGTCTGCCAACTCTCCAAGTCAGACTTGAAACACATGTCAGTGTGTCAGAGGCTCTATCAACTGAAACACCTGCACTTCGATGATGTAGTGCTTCCCAAGTCCTGTTCCAAGAGTCTCCGAATTCTCCTAGAGAATGTATCTGAAACTCTGCAAACCCTGCAGTTAGAGAACTGCAGGATGAATGACTCTCAGCTCAAAATCCTTTTGCCTGCTCTGGGCCAGTGCTCACAGCTCACCTCTGTCAATTTCTATGAGAATGACTTCTCCACTGCTGTAATAAAGGACCTTCTGCAATGCATGGCCAATCAAAGCAAGCTGGTTGTTGAGCAGTACCCTGCCCCACTAGAGTGCTATGATCACGAGGATTATCTTATAGTGGACAGATTTTCCCAACTGTGTCGAAATCTCATGGACATTCTCAGGGCCAGAAGGCAGCCCAAGACAATCACATTTGCTTCAGAAACCTGCCGTTATTATTGGAGTCGCTGCATCTATGATATGAAGACCAGACTTTGCCGTTGCTGGCGGTAA